TAAAATATTAGTTTATGATTTAGGTGGTGGTACTTTCGACGTATCTATTCTAGATCTTGGAGATGGAGTATTCGAAGTATTATCAACTAATGGAGATACAAAACTTGGTGGAGATGACTTTGATGAAAAGATCATGCACTTTATTGCAGATACATTCAAAGCTGAAAATGGAATTGATTTAATGCAAGATAAAATGGCACTTCAAAGATTAAAAGAAGCTGCTGAAAAAGCTAAGATTGAATTATCAGCATCAACTCAAACAAGTATTAACTTACCATTTATTACAGCAGATGCAACAGGTCCAAAACATATAGATTTAACTTTAACTAGAGCTAAATTCAATGAAATTACTAATGACTTAGTTCAAAGATCAATTGAACCAATGAAAAAAGCATTAGCTGATGCTAAACTTTCATTAAGTGACATTGAAAAAATAATCTTAGTGGGTGGATCAACAAGAATTCCTGCAGTAGTAGATGCAGTTAAGAACTTTACAGGAAAAGAACCATCTAAGGGGGTTAATCCAGATGAATGCGTCGCAGTTGGTGCAGCTATTCAAGCAGGTGTATTAACAGGAGAAGTTAAAGATATAGTATTACTTGATGTTACTCCATTAACACTAGGAATTGAAACAGCAGGTGGAATCGCTACTCCATTAATCGAAAGAAATACAACTATACCAACAAAGAAGAGCCAAGTATTCTCAACTGCTGCAGATAGTCAAACATCAGTTGAAATCAATGTAGTTCAAGGTGAAAGACAAATGGCTATGGATAATAAGTCACTTGGACAATTCACACTTTCAGGAATAGCTCCAGCACCAAGAGGAATTCCTCAAATCGAAGTAACATTTGATATAGATGCTAATGGTATTGTTAAGGTATCAGCTTTAGATAAAGGAACTGGAAAAGAAGCTAATATCACAATTACAGCTTCAACTAACTTAAATGATGATGAAGTTGATAAGGCTGTAAAAGAAGCTGAAAAATTTGCTGAAGAAGATAAGAAGAGAAAAGAAAAAGTTGAAACTGCAAACACTGCAGATCAAACAATCTATCAAATAGAAAAAACATTAGGAGAAGTTGGCGATAAAGCTACAGATGAAGAAAAGGTTGGAGTTCAAGCTAAAATTGAAGAGCTTAAGAAGCTTAAAGATAGTGATGATGTAGAAGCTGTTAAAGCTGCAATTGAAGCAGTAAACCAAGCATTCTATCCAATAGCTACAAAGATGTATCAACAAGCTGGAGGAGCAGATGGAGCAGGAGTTGATCCAAATGCAGCAGCTGGAGGAGCTCAAAGTGCACCACATGATGATAATGTTGTAGATGCAGATTTCAAGGTAGATGAAGACAAATAAGATAAATAGGTGACTAAATACTAATTATCTAATATAAGTGAGAATCGAAATTTTATATTTCGCTCTTCGAACTTACCCAGCGAACGTATGTGAGTCGGGTTTCATTAGTGAAATAGGGAAGGCAAACTCGTCTTCCCTTTTTCTAAAGCATAAGAAAAGAACAAGTAAAAGATGTAATGTATATATTGTGCAGGGGAGAGAATACTACTAGTTTATTATATGTACTATTAGCAAGTATTACTAATGCAACATGATACAAAATCGAGTATAATATAACTTGTTATTTTTTAAAATATGCTTAAATTAAAAATAAAACCAGGTGGTGAATATATACAAATGGCAAGTAAAGACTATTATGAATTACTTGGACTTGAAAAAGGTGCAGGTGATGATGAAATAAAAAGAGCCTTTAGAAAATTAGCAGTAAAATATCATCCAGATAAAAATCAAGGAAATGCTGAAGCCGAAGAAAAGTTTAAGGAAATAAATGAAGCTTATCAAATTCTCTCAGATCCTGAAAAGAGAGCTAAGTATGATCAATTTGGATCAGCTGCTTTTGATGGTAGTGGAGGCTTTGGTGGCGGAGGCTTCGATGGCTTTGATATGGGCGGTTTTGGTGATATTTTCGAGTCATTCTTTGGTGGTGGCGGCGGAAATGCTAGAAGAAAGAATGGTCCAGTAAGAGGAAATGATATTGAGTATACAATAACATTAACTTTTGAAGAAGCTGTTTTTGGGGCCGAGAAAGAAATATCAGTTACTAGAAGTGAAAATTGTGAGCAATGTCATGGAAGTGGAGCAGAACCAGGAACTAATTCAAAGACTTGCCCAACCTGTGGTGGTCAAGGACAAGTAAGAGTACAAAGACAAACTCCTCTTGGAAGCTTTGTTTCAACATCAACATGTGATACATGTAGGGGTACTGGTAAAATAATAGAAAAACCATGCTCACATTGTAGAGGAAAAGGTAATGTTAGAAAGACAAGAAATATAAAAGTTAACATACCAGCAGGTGTTGATACAGGAAATGTAATGCCGCTTAGAGGACAAGGCGAGCATGGATTAAGAGGTGGAAGCCCTGGAGATTTATATGTAAAGATTAATGTAACACCATCAAAAGTGTTCACAAGAAAAGGAAATGACGTGTATATAGATGCTCATGTTTCTATGGCTAAGGCTGCCTTAGGTACAGAAATAACTGTATCTACAGTAGATGGAAATGTTAAATATAACGTTCCAGCAGGGACTCAATCAGGAACAATGTTTAGATTAAAAGGCAAGGGTATACAAAGAGTTAATTCAAGTGGAAAAGGAGATCAATACGTGAAAGTTGTAGTTGATATTCCTAAGGCATTGAATAAAGAGCAAAAGGAAGCATTGTATGATTTAATGAGAGCATCAGGTGAAGACTTTGATGAAACTAACGCTCCTAAGAAAAAACTATTTGGAAAAAAATAAATAAGATATCTAAATTAAGCACTTATGTCACTAGATAGTAAGTGCTTTTTTTGATATACTTATAAAGTAAAAAAGTCATATAAAAAGGTAAAAAAGTTATAAAGGCGATGTTTAAAAAATATCAAATGAATAAAAAGGAGGTAGTT
The DNA window shown above is from Clostridium beijerinckii and carries:
- a CDS encoding molecular chaperone DnaK; its protein translation is MGKIIGIDLGTTNSCVAVMEGGEPTVIANAEGSRTTPSVVSFQASGERLVGQVAKRQSITNPDKTIISIKRHMGTGYKVDIDGKNYSPQEISAMVLQKIKADAESYLGETVTQAVITVPAYFNDSQRQATKDAGKIAGLEVLRIINEPTAAALAYGLDKTDNNHKILVYDLGGGTFDVSILDLGDGVFEVLSTNGDTKLGGDDFDEKIMHFIADTFKAENGIDLMQDKMALQRLKEAAEKAKIELSASTQTSINLPFITADATGPKHIDLTLTRAKFNEITNDLVQRSIEPMKKALADAKLSLSDIEKIILVGGSTRIPAVVDAVKNFTGKEPSKGVNPDECVAVGAAIQAGVLTGEVKDIVLLDVTPLTLGIETAGGIATPLIERNTTIPTKKSQVFSTAADSQTSVEINVVQGERQMAMDNKSLGQFTLSGIAPAPRGIPQIEVTFDIDANGIVKVSALDKGTGKEANITITASTNLNDDEVDKAVKEAEKFAEEDKKRKEKVETANTADQTIYQIEKTLGEVGDKATDEEKVGVQAKIEELKKLKDSDDVEAVKAAIEAVNQAFYPIATKMYQQAGGADGAGVDPNAAAGGAQSAPHDDNVVDADFKVDEDK
- the dnaJ gene encoding molecular chaperone DnaJ; protein product: MASKDYYELLGLEKGAGDDEIKRAFRKLAVKYHPDKNQGNAEAEEKFKEINEAYQILSDPEKRAKYDQFGSAAFDGSGGFGGGGFDGFDMGGFGDIFESFFGGGGGNARRKNGPVRGNDIEYTITLTFEEAVFGAEKEISVTRSENCEQCHGSGAEPGTNSKTCPTCGGQGQVRVQRQTPLGSFVSTSTCDTCRGTGKIIEKPCSHCRGKGNVRKTRNIKVNIPAGVDTGNVMPLRGQGEHGLRGGSPGDLYVKINVTPSKVFTRKGNDVYIDAHVSMAKAALGTEITVSTVDGNVKYNVPAGTQSGTMFRLKGKGIQRVNSSGKGDQYVKVVVDIPKALNKEQKEALYDLMRASGEDFDETNAPKKKLFGKK